In a genomic window of Bradyrhizobium sp. LLZ17:
- a CDS encoding MBL fold metallo-hydrolase, whose product MPLWTCETCGAQFPDRGKPPALCPICEDERQFVGWKGQTFLTRDALAERHHLVCREDLGLTGIALEPSFAIGQRALLVPLGDGYMMWDCIPLATPEAIAQVRSLGGLKAIAISHPHYYGALADWSDAFGGVPVYLHADDREWVTRQHASIVHWTGDTHRISDEVLLLRTGGHFAGGTMLHDALGADGKGALLTGDIAQVTMDRRFVSFMYSYPNYIPLNAAAVRRIAAMVEPLAFDRIYGAWWGRNIASGAKAAFAASVERYNAAIA is encoded by the coding sequence ATGCCCCTCTGGACCTGCGAAACCTGCGGCGCGCAATTCCCGGATAGAGGAAAACCGCCTGCCCTGTGTCCGATCTGTGAAGACGAACGGCAATTTGTCGGCTGGAAGGGACAAACCTTCCTCACGCGCGATGCCTTGGCCGAGCGTCACCACCTGGTCTGCCGCGAAGATCTGGGCCTCACGGGAATTGCACTCGAACCCAGTTTTGCCATCGGTCAGCGCGCGCTGCTGGTGCCGCTGGGCGACGGTTACATGATGTGGGATTGCATACCGCTGGCAACGCCGGAGGCGATCGCTCAGGTCCGCTCGCTCGGCGGTCTGAAGGCGATCGCGATCTCGCATCCGCACTATTATGGCGCACTCGCCGACTGGAGCGATGCGTTCGGCGGCGTTCCGGTCTATTTGCACGCGGATGACCGTGAATGGGTGACGCGGCAGCATGCCTCGATCGTCCACTGGACCGGAGATACCCACCGCATCTCCGACGAGGTGTTGTTGCTGCGGACCGGCGGTCATTTCGCCGGCGGCACCATGCTGCATGATGCACTGGGAGCGGACGGCAAGGGTGCCCTTCTCACCGGCGACATCGCGCAGGTGACGATGGACCGCCGCTTCGTCAGCTTCATGTACTCCTACCCGAACTACATCCCGCTCAATGCCGCCGCGGTGCGGCGGATCGCGGCCATGGTCGAGCCGCTTGCCTTCGACCGCATCTACGGCGCCTGGTGGGGCCGCAATATCGCCTCAGGTGCCAAGGCCGCGTTCGCAGCATCCGTCGAGCGATATAACGCGGCTATCGCCTGA
- a CDS encoding alpha/beta fold hydrolase codes for MTAQRDYETFEAGDVTLQSGTIFPALKLAYKTFGTLNPAKSNVILYPTSFSAQHADTEWLIRPGGVLDPERYFIIIPNLFGNGLSSSPSNSGAPFPQFTYHDAIAVQHRLLTERFGITKLALVYGWSMGGMQAYHWAALYPDMVGRAAVVCGSARCAPYNHVFLEGVKAALTADPAFRDGRFVEKPVAGFRAMGRVYAGWAMSHTFYRDEVWREAGFTSLEDYLVRAWDSTFARRDADDLLAQIGIWRNGDISRCRIFDGNLDRALAAIKAHVLLMPGATDRYFDVRDNEAELGKLVNAKSAVLHPIPSLHGHRAGNPVNNPRDQAFIKAEIAELLSR; via the coding sequence ATGACGGCCCAGCGCGATTATGAGACATTCGAAGCGGGCGACGTCACGCTTCAATCCGGAACCATCTTCCCCGCGCTGAAGCTGGCCTACAAAACCTTCGGTACGCTGAACCCGGCCAAGAGTAACGTCATCCTCTATCCGACCTCGTTCAGCGCGCAGCACGCGGACACCGAGTGGCTGATCCGGCCGGGCGGCGTGCTCGATCCCGAACGCTACTTCATCATTATCCCGAACCTGTTCGGCAACGGCCTGTCGTCCTCGCCGTCGAATTCCGGCGCGCCGTTCCCGCAGTTCACCTATCACGATGCCATCGCGGTTCAGCACAGGCTGCTCACCGAGCGCTTCGGCATTACGAAACTCGCGCTGGTCTATGGCTGGTCGATGGGCGGCATGCAGGCCTATCACTGGGCGGCCCTTTATCCCGACATGGTCGGGCGCGCCGCGGTCGTGTGCGGCAGCGCGCGTTGCGCGCCGTATAATCACGTCTTCCTCGAAGGCGTGAAGGCCGCGCTGACGGCAGATCCAGCGTTCCGTGACGGCCGCTTCGTCGAAAAGCCCGTCGCGGGTTTTCGCGCGATGGGGCGGGTCTATGCCGGCTGGGCGATGTCGCATACTTTTTACCGCGACGAGGTCTGGCGCGAGGCGGGCTTTACGTCGCTGGAGGACTATCTCGTCCGCGCCTGGGACTCGACTTTTGCCCGCCGCGACGCCGACGATCTGCTGGCGCAGATCGGCATCTGGCGGAACGGCGACATCAGCCGCTGTCGCATCTTCGATGGCAATCTCGATCGCGCGCTGGCCGCCATCAAGGCGCATGTGCTGCTGATGCCGGGTGCGACCGACCGTTATTTCGACGTCCGCGACAACGAGGCCGAGCTCGGAAAGCTGGTCAACGCGAAATCTGCGGTGCTGCACCCGATCCCGTCGTTGCATGGCCATCGTGCCGGCAACCCCGTCAACAATCCGCGCGACCAGGCCTTTATCAAGGCCGAGATCGCAGAGCTTCTCAGCAGGTAG